The region CTGACTTAGAAGCCTGTAATAGCAAGTTACAGAGATTTTATTAatactaaattaaaatttgaatatttttatgatacaaattgaaattaaaaaatgatATTAATACAATCATTTAAATTAAGGGACTATGAGTGAAATTAACCTTATAAATATATGAATCTACTAATAATGAGTGAAATGCACAATCAAAGCAAATACAAAGGCTATTACGGGGTTAACATATctaaaatttttgtttattcgggaagtgggagatatgatgcccttaattaagtttaatatattaattattagaaaaatttttaattctaaCAATTATCAGAAAAGAGTCTGTACCCACTTGATGTTAATTATGGAACACCCTGTTGctttaatccatcaaaaccatcaaaagaaaacatacggggccaacaaaaaaaaaagttgggttttcagtttttatgaaaataatattttaaatataattgattCCTACTCTTACTATTTAAGAAGTCGAGTATTCGATTATCATCGATGGAAGAGATACGAATTAAGAGTACTTTATCTTTTATTGAGCTGACTCGTCGAGAACAGGATTAATcctaattcattaaattgggatacctgttaaatatcaaaaaaaataataatttataattttaataaaattaatgctttatttcacaaaaaataatttgcatataatttttttaaataattttataaaaaatatttttcatattgtaatattaaactaatatatatatatatatatatatatatatatatatatatatatatgagtgttttcatattttattaagattatcAAACTTCAAAAAAATGACTATCACGACCCAAATTATGGGTCGAACCGATATTagaacttgggtcagcataaaACCTCCAAAATCCGTAGTAAGCCTATAACTATCCCATCCATAAAACCCATattttgagcccaatttcaagaaatcaaccggacagagtccggccataacatGGACCATCAAACGGGGAGTTTTCAACTTACTCGACCTATAATCTCAAAATAAAGCTatttggggagcttagctcacccttacaatcatccacaaatcaatataaaatcaaatgggagtcCAACTTCCTCATCCAACATAGTCTTCCATCCACTCATTCCACATACATAAATTAATAAGTTTACAATTCCAACTTAATTAATCTTACAATTCTAAGCCAAGTAAAATGGTTCTATACATGCAGAGATctagaattcaaatttaacaatACAAAATACGGAAATAACAGCTAGTAAACCTGCGAGGTAGGAAGTAGGTTAAAACAAGAATAAGCTCTCCTGTAACTTAAAAATATGGGTGAataggagtgagtgttcgactcatagagtaagatattgattttacttttaatttctataactatctatatCTAGTACATCATAAGAgtgaaatgcatcatcttcacATATTTCAAACAAATCAAGTCGTAAATCACATCAAAGGCAatctggagtactcacacacccgtgtgttatatccatactcacacacatatatatatgggagctgatctcctatacagctctcttagttccaacctctgccagcgagatcaattcaaaactgaaatttctcttaatatccaaaatTGAGGgccaacgagatcaactcaaagccgtgcctgtcccaacttatccataataaggatcgggtcccatcGAGTTAAGCTCCATCCGCGTCTAcacgtcctacccatatccatatacacacccACTCATACATACAGCTCCAGATCGCCATAAAGCAATAATCACAGTAATATCATCAAGAACAAATGCAATATAAAGCGTGCCTAATATTtactacatacatatatgtataagtgatgcatgaacatgctttgaatataataatattaaaattataaataaaatcaatatctactcacagtactCCATAAATTACTacagtggctgggcggaggaggaaggctgaccCAGCTCACCTAaacattatatcaaaaattttatcaatatttacttaaaataaaattttaaagaatcaAGGGACAATCCTAAGTTTTgccgaaaatctgacagagttttCTTTATatctaagacctacccaacctgcaaaaagatccaaataacacttctaaatctcaaatttccacaatcacatctcatcaacatcatatggcccctcctgggccctccaaacagtCAATActcacaaatttaaaaaattacattttaatctctataactagcattttattataaatcattcaaacaagctctaaatttctaaaattttgctccgcggCCTTTAACAATATTACAAAgttaatacaaaaggaattataattttctaacatcccacgaatattttatggatttttaatttaAACCCGGCACTAGACAACTGAAGAGACTTAGGGTTCGAGTTTGCCTACGCTAATTCTAACGCTTAGAACGCGTTCGGGGTTACTGAAAATAGTAgagtagcctataatcttgatccAGTTCTAAAGTGGTTCTGCCAGTTTATCTGCTCGGCCCAAAATTAGAGATCCGAGCAACGTTTAAATTTCTGCAAAATGAAAgtacctacacaaagcccacaacaccaggggttagaataaaatatttacaaaattaTTTAACCTCATTTAAAGCTCAAAAAATCATTGAGAAGTTCGTGGGACACACCGAAATTttggtgtcaaaaaattttgaaatttatattgtcaAGAAGCTCTTGTCGGGTAGAGCACGTCAGTATTCTCGGAATTCCCGTGAATTTAatccaaaaatcgaaatgggctaaattttctctagcaaaaattggacaatcaACCCAATGAAAATTTGTGATCTtaatgtctatggaaagctcttgaagAGTAGAAGGTGTTTGGGACAAAACCTGGTCCGATTtgtggccggatcggccagatttTGGTAGAAAAAGTAAAGCATCGCTCACACCAAGGGAAGGACTTTAGCACAATTTTCCAACCACCTGGGCCGTTGGCTGGCAGGGGGGAGGCTTAGGGGTGATGCGCCGGTGATTAGGGAAGGGAGGGGAGGTGATGGCTGACAGTGGGGAGAAGAGAGGAGggagaaaatggagagagaagGAGAGGTGTCGGGGCGCGCAGGGGAGAGAGGGGAAAAAGGAAGAAGGTTGGTCCGATTCAATCGGTCCGATTTGTTCCGGTCCAATTCGACTGGTTTGATTCAGAATacctaaaattaaattttcactCTGTCTTGAGATAAAAAAATGAGGCctaaaaattttggaaaaattttaaaaaactttaaaaaatttGTAGAGTCCAATTATATTTTTGGTTTTACCAtgtggtttttaaattaattttaaaaaattaatgaaatttattgccttaagaaaatcaaacccgattttaaaaattcagaaaaatttcaaataacttCTCATAAtaattaatacaataaaatattaatatttatatataaaataattatttaaaaattaagggtgttacaattacgtaattttttaattataaaaatttttttattgactCATTTTTTAATTACTCTAAacgctaaaaaaataaaaacatatttttcaatcaaaataaatgaAGCCTAAATAATAACTTatttacttttattaaaaaaaatcgcCCTTGAAAATTCTCCAACTTGTTGAACATTGTATGAATAATTTCCACAGCGCAAGCAGCAAGCATCGCCATGGAGTCGTTCCCACGGAAGGGATCATGCTATGAGGCAAAGAGTCGGTCGACACATCCTCTTATCGCCGGCAGACTTATGAATTCTAACAGGAAAACTCAACAACAATAAATAGACTATTAAATTACTGTTTGCACCGATTTGAATTAGCCTTCTGGTGGCCTATGTACCGATTTGAAATCCAAGGAGGGTATTGGATTATTCTGTCCTTTTGAAGAGTTTCTTCTTCCTTGATTATAAGgtaaattacatacatatttcaatttataacataaaagggttttgatatttaatttaaataatataaaaatttttataatttttaatagtaagtttttagattatttttattgatataatacttgttatattaaaaaattatattctcTTTAATAAGTTGACAATTATGAGAGAAAAATGTAATTATTCTCTCACAATGtgtaattttaataatctaaatTACACAAAATAACACGTCAATAACTCAAAAACTATTATTACataattcataaaaatataatttttaaatttaataaaatgatATCATACCtagattttatattatttaaattaaatatcatgaattttataatacaaattaaaatttaaatatcctaTCATTATGTATATCTAAGTTAAGGTATTTTATAtctaatttatatttgattataTATACCATAGTCATTGAgagaaaaaatatttattttattttatttttatttttacggcaATATATATATTTCTATCATGCCTTCTCCCATTTCAATATTGAAGGGTGGTTGGGTGTCTCTCAATTTTAGGTATTGTCTTCAAATTAAATTACGAGACAGTactgtaattaaattaaaaaaaataacaataaatgGACTATTAAATTATTGGGATATGACGAAATCTAGATCTTTTATATTTACTGGATTTCGTATAATgttttttaatcttaattttttacaaattatttaatttaaataattttttattttcattaaaattaagaattcatattttttaatttttttttatatatgagaCCAgtcatttaaaaatattatatatatatatatatatatatatatatatatatgctgatTTAGAATAAGTAGACTCCTCTTAAATTGTAAAGAGTCATCAAATTGTAACATTAGCAGTCACCATTCTACTGGTACTTTGCATCAGAAAGCTTCTCGCCCTATATTAAAATGTTCAGCTTTGTCATAATTATACCAGCTGTCGTGCCGATTAGATGGCAAATTATACGATTTAAAGtacttcataatttaattttgaaaataaattaatttttaagatatatttcaaataaaatttctcaTAATCGATTATAGtagaaataattaatttaaatttaaattcaacgtatACATAACTACCACTAAATTATGTTTATCATTTTGGTATGTAGAGTTGATTGTTAAATGACTTTTTACTCTATTTTTgcgtattttattttttttttaagttttattcAGCATATAACATTTAAACATCagtgaaattattaattttttatttatattatttaataatataatatttatattaatatttaaaaattattataaatataatttatgaaaaataatttcttttaatttttaaatattaaataaatattttaattagagcTAATAAAATgtagttattattatatttaatgttaatttaatagttatttttattaaatatttttattttaaattatataaaaataattaattattaatgattaattatttttaaaataattaatattaatgaataaaactgaaataaaattgaaagaaaaaaaaaaaagaaggcacTCATCCCTAGATGAGTAAAGGAGAACTCAACAAAATATTAACGCAACAAGGCAAGtgctatatattttttaaatatataattaaaataaaataaaataattaattgacTTAAACAATAACAATAGTATTTCCTTTATATTAAATTTTGTTTAGAATTATAGTTGAgagattaaaataattaattttaagaaaaaaaattttacatgctatggaaaattttaaattaaaaattatttattattttaaaaatttaatctaaaacatgttaaatttaaaataaaatataaaatttaaaattctgaataaatatttttaataataattcaaaTTATAACATCAAATGAACATTTACTACGTCACAGAGTACATAAATTTTATGTGGTCCTCATGTTTTAATTGTTACTCAACGATCCGTATCAGaatccaattaattaattaatttaaacacCCCAACTGTATTGTACACTTGTCAACCATCCACACCATGATCCTGATGCAGATTATCCTCTGCCAATGCATGAAAGCTGGAAACTTACGCATCTAACTCCTCCTTTCACAACCTTCCACGTGTCAATCATCCAGCGGTTAGTATCGCTGCCGCCAAATTCTCTAATATCTCGACCTTAACACGTTCCTTTATAATTTATTTGCCTTCCCATACCTTGTGGAAACCCGAATTTGAAAACTACTGATACCTGGCTAGTCGTCATAACCTCATGGTTTGTTTCTGCTTCTTGGTGGACCAAAGAAGGAAGATTAAGAGAAGCAAGCCGGTGGCCGGATCCTGTTCGCCCTGCGGTCGCGGAGCTAGCGTGGCTGACATGAGAACTGCTACAAGGTTTTGTTATATTCCATTTCATTGGAAATCTTGGAAAGCTATCATTTGTACATTTTGTGGATCTATTCTTAAATCTTACAGGTAGAAAGTTTTAGAACTATATATCAGATTAGTTCATGACTGCAGTAGGGACAATCTTCTattccttttctgtttacatcTGTAGGTAACTCGATTTATGCATTATTAATGCATTTGTTGTGAGCTTGAGAAGCTGCAATTCATATGTAGTTAGCTCATGTAAGATGTATTTGAGATTCAATAATCGTGAGTTTTCTCTTATTCCTTTTATTGTGCATATGAGAAATCTTGAAAACTGTCTTGGAAAATTTTCAATGCATGCTTTAACTCAATACCATTAGAGTCGTCTCCAATTACCAAATTGGATCCTCAATTGGCTTCAGCATGATAAAGTAGGGATGATGTACTCCCGTTGGTTGTGTTTTGCTGTTctgttccttttttttctttttaatttttttaagcaCAAAACTTAGGCATTAAGCAAAGGCCAGTGATGAACAGTTTAGCGCAGCCAGACTGAGAAATTAGAAGCCTCAATTAGTTCATTCGACTTGAATCCTTGGATTCAAAATATGATAGGACTGTATAGTGGTGGTTGGTCCAGTTATTCTTTCAATTCCCTTCTACTAAAATGAAAAAGATAAAATTCACAAGTTTTGGTtcatatttattcattataaatttaaaatataattatataaaatttatatatttaataaataaattttattatattttttttattttaaatttatgatatattaaatttaaataaataaaaatttattttaatttttataaaattaaaaataatataaccagaatgatttataaaattaaagacttaattaaaataattttgactATTTCAATGTGATAAACGATTATATATACTAAAAAATGTCAGACAAAAAAATAATGGTAATAAATGCTATCTTTAATATTTCTGACAAACGTGCCATATTTTTAACATTGAAGGCCACAAATTTGTTTGATTGAGAGCTTGCCACAAAACTAGTCTGTTCTTGACAACCAAATCATTCCTTCAGTACAATTATTATGTTTTCAAAATTGAAATTACATGTATTCGCATCTTTGAAAAGGAATCATACgaaattattaaaaaagaaattgcAGATTAACTAATTAATCAAATTTATCTTAATGCTAATTTCATAGTAATTAATAGTTACTACTAGCAAATCAAGATTAATCTAATGGgtctttaaatatattttaaagtaTGTGAAAATTAAGAGACAAAGGTTTTGCACTCTATGTTGCGTTTCTTTcacataaaatattttattagaaaatattttctgtaTTTTCAAGTTTTTAaaccatttaaaaaaataaattaaaaaaaatatttttttgataaaaaaattaatttatttaaaaaataaaattattttttattttttaaattttaataattttattaaaatttaaaaatactcatatatatatatatatatcataaaaatacatactattaatttaatattcatAAAAAAACATTTGTTTCAGAaacattttttatatataatttattttttataaaatagactagctgagaatttttttttattattataataaattgttACAAAAAGAATGGTTATAGACAAGCCCTGGTATCCTTTACGGTATGGAGGGGTATAGAATAATTTGGGTGCGTACAGAAATAATAGTCATACAA is a window of Hevea brasiliensis isolate MT/VB/25A 57/8 unplaced genomic scaffold, ASM3005281v1 Scaf393, whole genome shotgun sequence DNA encoding:
- the LOC131177287 gene encoding uncharacterized protein LOC131177287, producing MVCFCFLVDQRRKIKRSKPVAGSCSPCGRGASVADMRTATRFCYIPFHWKSWKAIICTFCGSILKSYR